The Streptomyces phaeolivaceus genome has a window encoding:
- a CDS encoding helix-turn-helix domain-containing protein, protein MEGNESLSSAMQERGLTQVELADAVNTRLVCAGHEGTVGDRTIRNWLTGKTRWPHPKQREALEAVFGCTAEELGFSPPVGRRLPATEPESPVERRNFLTATTGTAAAAVPFVGAPQRVGTSDVLRLRSGLDALMELDDTRGGHEGLERAALSGAADALEKQKLGTTQRIRLRLFSIAADYTATAAWSAIDAKQADRAQALLGRALYLAGMGQDPLAEMRVWNSYAMLAHQRGEHTEAIDSGLAAQATAVTRRDPLFASLAHARTAIGHSNLGDRQAALRSLGHAREALSKADRDQPRPSWMAFYGPAELTAMTAIVRDRIGDAAEAEAASHKALGAIPEQFRRNRALATTRLALAQLHQRDIDQACSTASNAFELMVGTPLPGRMRSLLGDFYRDLITLAPDAGVAREWGDRYRAEWSRA, encoded by the coding sequence GTGGAGGGGAACGAGAGCCTCAGCAGCGCGATGCAGGAGCGCGGCTTGACACAGGTGGAGTTGGCCGACGCGGTGAACACCCGGCTGGTCTGCGCCGGGCACGAGGGGACGGTCGGTGACCGGACGATTCGCAACTGGCTCACCGGAAAAACCCGGTGGCCCCACCCCAAGCAGCGCGAGGCGTTAGAGGCAGTATTCGGATGTACGGCCGAGGAGCTGGGTTTCAGCCCTCCGGTCGGAAGACGACTCCCCGCCACCGAACCGGAGTCCCCTGTGGAACGACGGAACTTCCTTACCGCCACGACCGGAACAGCCGCTGCCGCTGTGCCGTTCGTCGGAGCGCCTCAGCGGGTCGGCACCTCCGACGTCCTCCGGCTCCGCTCGGGTCTCGACGCCCTGATGGAGCTGGATGACACGAGGGGAGGCCACGAGGGCCTGGAGCGAGCCGCGCTGTCGGGGGCGGCCGATGCCCTGGAGAAGCAGAAGCTCGGAACCACCCAGCGCATCCGGCTCCGGCTCTTCTCGATCGCCGCCGACTACACCGCCACGGCCGCCTGGAGCGCAATCGACGCCAAGCAGGCCGACCGGGCCCAGGCTCTCTTGGGACGGGCGCTGTACCTCGCGGGCATGGGCCAGGACCCGTTGGCGGAGATGAGGGTCTGGAACTCCTACGCGATGCTGGCCCACCAGCGTGGGGAGCACACGGAGGCCATCGACTCCGGCTTGGCCGCCCAGGCCACGGCGGTCACCAGGCGGGACCCACTGTTCGCCTCCCTCGCCCACGCCCGTACGGCCATCGGCCACTCGAACCTCGGCGACCGCCAGGCCGCTTTGCGCTCTCTCGGACATGCGCGAGAGGCCCTGAGCAAGGCGGACCGGGATCAGCCCCGTCCAAGCTGGATGGCCTTCTACGGCCCGGCTGAGCTGACGGCCATGACGGCCATCGTCCGGGACCGGATCGGGGACGCCGCAGAGGCCGAGGCAGCCTCCCACAAGGCCCTGGGCGCGATCCCCGAACAGTTCCGCCGGAACCGGGCGTTGGCCACGACGCGGCTCGCTCTGGCACAGCTCCATCAGCGGGACATCGACCAGGCCTGCTCCACCGCGTCGAACGCCTTCGAGTTGATGGTGGGCACTCCCCTACCGGGCCGGATGCGCTCTCTTCTCGGCGACTTCTACCGTGACTTGATCACGCTTGCGCCGGACGCCGGGGTCGCCCGAGAGTGGGGAGACCGCTACCGAGCCGAATGGAGCAGAGCTTGA
- a CDS encoding ATP-binding protein codes for MPESARAARRLVRTALSAWHQDDLIDDALNVMTELVSNAVDHGRLPSIRVLVSRPSDGWIRLGVVDRSRVMPELRTDSNGDQIRGRGLFLVDALSDRWGTDLHRWGKTVWAELKVEVER; via the coding sequence GTGCCGGAGAGCGCGCGTGCGGCCCGCAGACTCGTCCGTACGGCCCTGTCGGCCTGGCACCAGGACGACCTGATCGACGACGCCCTGAACGTCATGACCGAGCTGGTCTCCAACGCCGTGGACCACGGCCGTCTCCCCTCTATCAGGGTCCTCGTCTCGCGCCCCTCCGACGGCTGGATCCGCCTCGGGGTCGTCGACCGCTCCCGCGTCATGCCGGAGCTGCGGACCGACTCCAACGGGGACCAAATCCGTGGGCGTGGCCTCTTCCTGGTCGACGCCCTCTCGGACCGCTGGGGCACGGACCTCCACCGCTGGGGCAAGACCGTCTGGGCCGAGCTGAAAGTCGAGGTCGAGCGATGA
- a CDS encoding GAF and ANTAR domain-containing protein, whose amino-acid sequence MASMAREFLAQPSVASTLERITASATELVEGCDAAGILVLHGSSVETLAPTEQLVIDSDALQEHLREGPCFDAAHNAEGGRVFRIRDLSGEEPRWPAYAPRARRLGVGSMMGFLLFTEDEDLGALNLYSRAPGAFTEVSELAGWLLASHAAVAFSSARTHAQLERAVATRHVIGEAMGILMGGHHLTEDEAFDVLRRFSQENNIKLRDVARRVCEQGGL is encoded by the coding sequence ATGGCGTCGATGGCACGGGAATTCCTGGCCCAGCCCTCGGTGGCTTCCACCCTGGAGCGGATCACCGCCTCGGCCACCGAGCTGGTGGAGGGCTGTGACGCGGCCGGCATCCTCGTGCTGCACGGCTCGTCGGTGGAGACACTGGCTCCCACCGAGCAGTTGGTGATCGACAGCGACGCGCTGCAGGAACATCTGCGGGAGGGACCCTGTTTCGACGCCGCCCACAACGCGGAGGGCGGCCGGGTGTTCCGTATCCGCGACCTCTCCGGCGAGGAGCCGCGCTGGCCCGCCTACGCGCCACGGGCCCGGCGGCTGGGGGTGGGCAGCATGATGGGCTTCCTGCTGTTCACCGAGGACGAGGACCTCGGCGCCCTGAACCTCTACTCCCGGGCGCCCGGTGCGTTCACCGAGGTCAGCGAGCTGGCGGGGTGGCTGCTCGCCTCGCACGCGGCGGTCGCGTTCTCCAGCGCCCGCACCCACGCGCAGCTGGAGCGGGCCGTCGCCACCCGCCATGTGATCGGCGAGGCCATGGGCATCCTCATGGGCGGCCACCACCTCACCGAGGACGAGGCGTTCGACGTGCTGCGCCGCTTCTCGCAGGAGAACAACATCAAACTCCGTGACGTCGCCCGCCGGGTCTGCGAACAGGGCGGCCTCTGA
- a CDS encoding hemerythrin domain-containing protein, with protein MGHGGDVIAELTTDHGEVEEMFGRIAGLPVGDPRRKRYVDQVTIELVRHSVAEEAYLYPAVREHVPDGDALADRELADHAEAERTLKALERCAANDPDFDLLVGRLTTEIRAHIQDEETRLFPLLRASCSAEALDGLGEKVRAAKRTAPTRPHPAAPGTPPADKLLAPGLGLVDRLRDTLTGRGSKDT; from the coding sequence ATGGGACACGGCGGAGACGTCATCGCCGAACTGACCACGGACCACGGGGAAGTGGAGGAGATGTTCGGCCGGATCGCGGGGCTGCCCGTCGGGGATCCCCGGCGCAAGCGGTACGTGGACCAGGTCACCATCGAGCTGGTGCGTCACTCGGTCGCCGAGGAGGCGTACCTCTACCCGGCGGTCCGCGAGCACGTCCCCGACGGTGACGCGCTCGCCGACCGGGAGCTGGCGGACCACGCCGAGGCCGAGCGGACCCTGAAGGCGCTGGAGCGCTGCGCGGCGAACGACCCGGACTTCGATCTGCTGGTCGGCCGACTGACCACCGAGATCAGGGCGCACATCCAGGACGAGGAGACCCGTCTCTTCCCGCTGCTGCGCGCGTCGTGTTCGGCCGAGGCCCTGGACGGCCTCGGCGAGAAGGTCCGCGCGGCGAAGAGGACGGCGCCGACCCGGCCCCACCCGGCGGCCCCGGGCACCCCGCCGGCCGACAAGCTGCTCGCCCCGGGCCTGGGCCTCGTCGACCGGCTCCGCGACACGCTGACCGGCCGGGGCAGCAAGGACACCTGA
- a CDS encoding dolichyl-phosphate-mannose--protein mannosyltransferase: MLQGTRSTTAPLDRTDRLRLFGYAGRPRSDIRERLVPPFPEPGTRLWERVGLGPEPAYRIARATGWLGPLLVALLAGAIRFWRLDRPHELAFDETYYAKDAWSLLRLGHEGTWPEREVADPQVLADPQVIPLSDTGSFVAHPPTGKWVIAVGEWMFGLEPFGWRFMPALLGTLSVLMLCRIGRRLFRSTFLGCLAGVLLALDGLHVVMSRTALLDLVVMFFVLAAFGCLLLDRDRARARLAAALPVGEDGRVGPDADTGDRAGTGWRPWRLAAGVCLGLAASTKWNGLYFLAFFMVLTVLWDVGARRVAGARRPYLAVLRKDLGRSALSLAPVAVVTYVTTWTGWFLSDDGYGRHWADGRGGPWSWIPAPLRSLWHYESVVYRFNMDLDAFHKYESNPWSWLVLGRPVLFSYRSPEPGEAGCHAITGCSQAILALGTPVLWWSACCALVYLLFRWALRRDWRAGAVLCGVAAGYLPWFLYQDRTTFSFYAVVFVPFLCLAVAMTLGALVGPPGASADRRARGAMVAGAVVLLVAWNFIYFFPIYTGLTIPYPDWQVRMWLDTWI, translated from the coding sequence ATGCTCCAAGGCACCCGTTCGACGACGGCGCCCCTCGACCGGACCGACCGGCTGCGCCTGTTCGGGTATGCCGGGCGCCCCCGGAGCGACATCCGTGAACGGCTGGTGCCGCCCTTCCCCGAGCCGGGCACCCGGCTGTGGGAGCGGGTGGGGCTGGGTCCGGAGCCGGCGTACCGGATCGCGCGGGCGACGGGCTGGCTGGGACCCCTGCTCGTCGCCCTGCTCGCCGGAGCGATTCGTTTCTGGCGCCTGGACCGGCCGCACGAACTCGCCTTCGACGAGACGTACTACGCCAAGGACGCCTGGTCCCTGCTGCGGCTCGGCCACGAGGGCACCTGGCCGGAGCGCGAGGTCGCCGACCCGCAGGTGCTGGCCGACCCGCAGGTGATCCCGCTCTCCGACACCGGGAGCTTCGTCGCGCATCCGCCGACGGGGAAGTGGGTGATAGCCGTCGGCGAGTGGATGTTCGGTCTCGAACCGTTCGGCTGGCGCTTCATGCCGGCCCTGCTGGGGACGCTGTCCGTACTGATGCTGTGCCGCATCGGCCGCCGGCTGTTCCGTTCGACGTTCCTGGGCTGTCTGGCCGGTGTGCTGCTGGCGCTGGACGGTCTGCATGTCGTGATGAGCCGTACCGCGCTGCTCGACCTCGTCGTCATGTTCTTCGTCCTGGCGGCCTTCGGCTGTCTGCTGCTCGACCGGGACCGGGCGCGGGCCCGGCTCGCGGCGGCGCTGCCGGTCGGCGAGGACGGTCGCGTGGGCCCGGACGCGGACACCGGGGACCGTGCCGGGACGGGGTGGCGGCCCTGGCGGCTCGCGGCCGGTGTCTGTCTGGGCCTGGCCGCCTCGACCAAGTGGAACGGTCTGTACTTCCTGGCCTTCTTCATGGTCCTGACCGTGCTGTGGGACGTCGGCGCCCGCCGGGTCGCGGGGGCCCGGCGGCCGTACCTGGCGGTGCTGCGCAAGGACCTCGGCCGGTCGGCGCTGTCCCTGGCCCCGGTCGCCGTGGTGACGTATGTGACGACGTGGACCGGCTGGTTCCTGTCCGACGACGGCTACGGGCGGCACTGGGCGGACGGCCGGGGCGGCCCCTGGTCGTGGATACCGGCGCCGCTGCGCAGCCTGTGGCACTACGAGTCCGTCGTCTACCGGTTCAACATGGACCTGGACGCGTTCCACAAGTACGAGTCCAATCCGTGGAGTTGGCTGGTCCTCGGCCGCCCCGTGCTGTTCTCCTACCGGTCCCCCGAGCCGGGTGAGGCCGGCTGTCACGCGATCACCGGCTGCTCGCAGGCGATCCTCGCCCTGGGCACCCCGGTGCTGTGGTGGTCGGCGTGCTGCGCCCTCGTGTATCTGCTGTTCCGGTGGGCCCTGCGCCGCGACTGGCGTGCGGGCGCCGTGCTGTGCGGCGTGGCCGCGGGCTATCTGCCCTGGTTCCTCTACCAGGACCGTACGACGTTCTCCTTCTACGCCGTCGTCTTCGTGCCCTTCCTGTGTCTGGCCGTGGCGATGACCCTGGGCGCGCTGGTGGGCCCGCCGGGGGCGAGCGCCGACCGCCGTGCGCGGGGAGCGATGGTGGCGGGGGCGGTGGTGCTGCTCGTCGCCTGGAACTTCATCTACTTCTTCCCGATCTACACGGGGCTCACGATCCCGTATCCCGACTGGCAGGTCCGTATGTGGCTCGACACCTGGATCTGA
- a CDS encoding ATP-binding cassette domain-containing protein, translating to MSAVSAADLAPTPYAWEIRATGLKVRVGRKRMAVDGLDLSLGTGVHGLLGPNGAGKTTLIRALATVLRPAEGSLELLGESTGGLGEHRALRRRIGYLPQEFGYYKRFTVREFVEYMAWLKEVPKADIPAAVRRAVERVGLADRADDRMKTLCGARYAWTPPVAWLSSVVFAPTPTSVPTQVATWMLLPPGTAAATWTAVTLAITGTAAYALAGPRR from the coding sequence ATGTCCGCGGTGAGCGCGGCCGATCTCGCGCCGACGCCCTACGCCTGGGAGATCCGGGCCACGGGGCTGAAGGTGCGGGTCGGCCGGAAACGGATGGCCGTCGACGGGCTCGACCTGTCGCTGGGCACCGGCGTGCACGGCCTGCTCGGACCCAACGGGGCCGGCAAGACCACCCTCATCCGGGCGCTGGCCACCGTGCTGCGCCCCGCCGAAGGCTCCCTGGAACTGCTCGGCGAGTCCACGGGAGGCCTCGGCGAACACCGGGCGCTGCGCCGCCGGATCGGCTATCTGCCCCAGGAGTTCGGCTACTACAAGCGGTTCACGGTCCGCGAGTTCGTCGAGTACATGGCGTGGCTGAAGGAGGTCCCCAAGGCGGACATCCCGGCGGCCGTGCGGCGCGCCGTGGAGCGGGTCGGTCTCGCGGACCGCGCCGACGACCGGATGAAGACCCTGTGCGGGGCGCGGTACGCGTGGACGCCGCCCGTCGCCTGGCTGTCGTCGGTGGTGTTCGCCCCGACCCCGACGAGCGTGCCGACACAGGTGGCGACCTGGATGCTGCTGCCGCCCGGCACGGCGGCGGCCACCTGGACGGCCGTCACCCTCGCGATCACCGGCACCGCGGCGTACGCCCTCGCGGGCCCGAGGCGGTGA
- a CDS encoding RNA polymerase sigma factor, translating to MRSVRKAPTGPDEERLVRLVAGGDRAAFEELYRRTAPWPAVRLRRRCADEQIVAEVMRETYLAVWRAAGAFAGAAVGGSAVGWLWTIAARRLVDAFRRRAHHAEPPPAAARPVAPAAEDEALAATVGGDVGDALRRLAPELREVLQAMALDGLTVRETSVLLGVPEGTVKTHARRARTEMRKALA from the coding sequence GTGAGATCAGTCAGGAAGGCGCCGACGGGGCCGGACGAGGAGCGTCTCGTCCGGCTTGTGGCCGGGGGTGACCGCGCGGCGTTCGAGGAGCTGTACCGGCGTACGGCGCCGTGGCCGGCGGTGCGGTTGCGGCGCCGCTGCGCCGACGAGCAGATCGTCGCCGAGGTCATGCGGGAGACGTATCTGGCGGTGTGGCGGGCGGCGGGCGCGTTCGCCGGGGCCGCGGTCGGCGGGAGTGCCGTCGGCTGGCTCTGGACGATCGCGGCCCGCCGCCTCGTCGACGCGTTCCGCCGCCGGGCCCACCACGCGGAGCCGCCACCCGCCGCCGCGCGGCCCGTGGCGCCCGCCGCCGAGGACGAGGCGCTCGCGGCGACCGTCGGCGGCGACGTCGGGGACGCGCTGCGCCGCCTCGCGCCCGAACTCAGGGAAGTACTGCAGGCCATGGCGCTCGACGGGCTGACCGTCCGGGAGACCTCGGTCCTGCTCGGCGTGCCCGAGGGCACGGTCAAGACCCACGCCCGCCGGGCCCGGACCGAGATGCGGAAGGCCCTGGCATGA
- a CDS encoding dihydrofolate reductase family protein, with protein MIVTSDLAVSLDGYVAGTDVSPDNPGGDGAEALFEWIHGLASWRERQGMTGGAENRDSELMREWFDATGAVVMGRTMYDLGEEFWGDNPPFRTPVFVLTRRPRPTLVKEGGTSFTFVTDGVHAALDRARAAAGDRNVDIAGGASTVRQYLREGLIDELQLHVVPVLLGAGLRLFDDLGPGRRDLETVRVVHTPLATHLKYRFPR; from the coding sequence ATGATCGTGACCTCGGACCTGGCCGTCTCCCTCGACGGATACGTCGCCGGCACCGATGTCTCTCCCGACAACCCCGGGGGCGACGGCGCCGAAGCGCTCTTCGAGTGGATCCACGGTCTGGCGAGCTGGCGGGAGCGCCAGGGCATGACCGGCGGGGCGGAGAACCGCGACTCCGAGCTGATGCGTGAATGGTTCGACGCCACCGGTGCCGTGGTCATGGGGCGGACCATGTACGACCTGGGCGAGGAGTTCTGGGGCGACAACCCGCCCTTCCGCACCCCCGTCTTCGTGCTCACCCGCCGGCCCCGGCCCACCCTGGTCAAGGAGGGCGGCACCAGCTTCACCTTCGTCACCGACGGCGTCCACGCGGCCCTCGACCGCGCGCGGGCCGCCGCGGGTGACCGGAACGTCGACATCGCGGGCGGGGCGAGCACGGTGCGTCAGTACCTCCGCGAGGGGCTGATCGACGAGCTGCAGCTGCACGTCGTGCCCGTCCTCCTCGGAGCGGGCCTGCGGCTCTTCGACGATCTCGGCCCAGGGCGGCGCGACCTCGAAACGGTCCGGGTCGTCCACACCCCGCTCGCCACCCACCTGAAGTACCGCTTCCCGAGGTGA
- a CDS encoding glycoside hydrolase family 16 protein, which produces MSLLLLVALVGVPRAEGAPVSADACRATGTELPRGDCGPFWQVLAEDFDGDRVPLGGFRDCEHRVDTSAAYCGGLRGAYRDNWWAYPTGWRDTAGDRGRDVVGVYHPEDTVSVGPAENGDGRMSIRMWRPADGGPVHAAAVVPRAVMQMKYGKYSARIKVTKLAPGYKSAWLHYGGGCELDHPEGEWTGDLTAFHHPCGGGEQGYFPGADDWTEWHTVSTEWTPGHVRFFVDGRQVGHDTRDVPNRPLSWVLQNESALEGPGAAPGSSAQLDITWVAAYAYDWK; this is translated from the coding sequence ATGAGCCTCCTGCTCCTGGTGGCGCTCGTCGGGGTGCCCCGGGCCGAGGGAGCGCCCGTGTCGGCCGACGCCTGCCGTGCCACCGGCACCGAACTGCCCCGGGGCGACTGCGGGCCCTTCTGGCAGGTCCTCGCGGAGGACTTCGACGGCGACCGGGTGCCGCTGGGCGGGTTCCGCGACTGCGAGCACCGGGTCGACACGTCCGCCGCGTACTGCGGGGGCCTGCGCGGGGCGTACCGCGACAACTGGTGGGCGTACCCGACCGGTTGGCGCGACACGGCGGGCGACCGGGGCCGGGACGTCGTGGGCGTCTACCACCCGGAGGACACCGTGAGCGTGGGCCCTGCGGAGAACGGCGACGGCCGGATGTCCATCCGGATGTGGCGGCCCGCCGACGGGGGTCCCGTGCACGCTGCGGCGGTGGTACCCCGTGCCGTCATGCAGATGAAGTACGGCAAGTACAGCGCCCGTATCAAGGTGACGAAGCTCGCGCCGGGCTACAAGTCCGCGTGGCTGCACTACGGCGGGGGCTGCGAGCTGGACCACCCCGAGGGCGAGTGGACCGGCGACCTCACCGCCTTCCACCATCCCTGCGGCGGCGGGGAGCAGGGCTACTTCCCCGGCGCCGACGACTGGACGGAGTGGCACACCGTGTCGACGGAGTGGACGCCCGGCCATGTGCGCTTCTTCGTGGACGGCCGCCAGGTGGGCCACGACACCCGGGACGTGCCGAACCGGCCCCTGTCCTGGGTGCTGCAGAACGAGAGCGCGCTGGAGGGGCCGGGCGCTGCTCCGGGCAGCAGCGCCCAGCTGGACATCACCTGGGTCGCCGCGTACGCGTACGACTGGAAGTGA
- a CDS encoding IclR family transcriptional regulator codes for MAVHDGPGPTLITSVQRAFRLLEAVSAHENGAPAKQLARETGLPLATAYHLLRTLVHDGYLRKLADGGFVLGDKVQALHTTGRGQALLSRVRPTLAALRDELTSAAYLTFYEDGEIRVAEIVDSPRAPRVDLWVGFEDAGHATALGKSVLRELDEESRRDYLSRHQLADLTPRTITDAPELLRRLDSSPVAPAVTDLEEYALGTVCIAVPVYSGDTLGSLGVSLRADRLSRLEEVRARLLPTASRVTRGLSLTI; via the coding sequence ATGGCTGTGCACGACGGGCCCGGCCCCACGCTCATCACGTCCGTGCAGCGGGCCTTCCGCCTGCTGGAGGCGGTGAGCGCGCACGAGAACGGCGCGCCGGCGAAGCAGCTGGCCCGCGAGACGGGGCTGCCCCTGGCCACCGCCTACCATCTGCTGCGGACCCTGGTGCACGACGGCTACCTGCGGAAACTGGCCGACGGCGGGTTCGTGCTCGGCGACAAGGTGCAGGCACTGCACACCACCGGCCGGGGACAGGCGCTGCTCAGCCGGGTCCGGCCGACGCTCGCCGCGCTGCGGGACGAACTGACCAGCGCCGCCTATCTGACCTTCTACGAGGACGGCGAGATCCGGGTCGCCGAGATCGTGGACAGCCCCCGGGCGCCCCGGGTCGACCTCTGGGTGGGGTTCGAGGACGCCGGGCACGCCACCGCGCTGGGCAAGTCGGTGCTGCGGGAGCTGGACGAGGAGTCCCGCAGGGACTATCTCTCCCGGCACCAGCTGGCCGATCTCACCCCGAGGACCATCACCGACGCCCCGGAGCTGCTGCGCCGCCTGGACTCGTCCCCGGTGGCGCCGGCCGTCACGGACCTGGAGGAGTACGCCCTCGGCACGGTCTGCATCGCGGTTCCCGTGTACAGCGGGGACACCCTCGGCTCGCTCGGTGTCTCGCTGCGGGCGGACCGGCTCTCCCGGCTGGAGGAGGTCCGGGCACGGCTGCTGCCGACCGCGAGCCGAGTGACCAGGGGCCTGTCACTCACTATCTGA
- a CDS encoding PP2C family protein-serine/threonine phosphatase, with product MRQTRELGGDHGTVRQARNRASAPGRTTRGRIAAQLASGTPALPMLPLLPVLIVSVIVVVGLLGGAGLTWLPLLAAGPALAATTSGPRGVLCVGLLAGVLGAMLGVRDGAPGRELAAVLSALVAVTLASGLASALRGRRERVLAAVRSVAEAAQHALLQPVPATVGPFQVAVRYSAAAAEARIGGDLYALVPTPYGVRMIVGDVRGKGLPAVGIAALVLGVFREAAYEEPDLLAVVDRIERSLARNLRGDDFVTAVVAGHPRPDELELVNCGHAAPLLVRGCGVVPVEPACPAPPLGLRALTGELPALQTLPFGDEDQLLLYTDGVTEARDRDRAFYPLAERLAVHLSDEPADTLTALHDELLTHVGGRLHDDAALLLLRRPTAPGTPVVECGARSRS from the coding sequence ATGAGGCAGACCCGAGAGCTCGGCGGCGACCACGGGACCGTCCGGCAGGCCAGGAACCGAGCGTCGGCCCCGGGAAGGACGACCCGCGGCCGGATCGCCGCGCAGCTGGCCTCGGGTACGCCCGCGCTGCCCATGCTGCCGCTGCTGCCCGTCCTGATCGTCTCCGTGATCGTGGTCGTCGGCCTTCTCGGCGGCGCCGGGCTGACCTGGCTGCCGCTGCTGGCCGCCGGGCCCGCGCTGGCCGCCACCACCAGCGGGCCGCGCGGGGTGCTCTGTGTCGGGCTGCTCGCCGGGGTGCTGGGCGCGATGCTCGGTGTCCGGGACGGCGCGCCGGGCCGTGAGCTGGCCGCCGTGCTGTCCGCGCTGGTGGCCGTGACCCTGGCGAGCGGTCTGGCCAGCGCGCTGCGCGGGCGGCGCGAGCGGGTGCTCGCGGCCGTCCGCTCGGTCGCCGAGGCCGCCCAGCACGCGCTGCTCCAGCCGGTACCGGCGACGGTCGGCCCGTTCCAGGTGGCCGTCCGCTACAGCGCCGCCGCCGCGGAGGCCCGGATCGGCGGGGATCTGTACGCCCTGGTGCCGACCCCGTACGGGGTGCGCATGATCGTGGGCGATGTGCGCGGCAAGGGGCTGCCCGCGGTCGGGATCGCCGCGCTGGTGCTGGGCGTGTTCCGCGAGGCGGCGTACGAGGAGCCGGATCTGCTCGCCGTCGTCGACCGGATCGAACGGAGTCTCGCGCGCAATCTCCGCGGCGACGACTTCGTGACGGCCGTGGTCGCCGGGCACCCCCGGCCGGACGAGCTGGAGCTGGTCAACTGCGGTCACGCGGCGCCGCTGCTGGTGCGCGGCTGCGGGGTCGTCCCGGTGGAGCCCGCGTGTCCGGCCCCGCCCCTCGGGCTGCGCGCCCTCACCGGGGAGCTCCCCGCCCTGCAGACCCTGCCGTTCGGCGACGAGGATCAGCTGCTGCTCTACACGGACGGTGTCACGGAGGCCCGCGACCGCGACCGCGCGTTCTACCCGCTGGCCGAGCGGCTGGCGGTCCATCTGTCCGACGAGCCGGCCGACACCCTCACCGCCCTGCACGACGAACTGCTCACGCATGTGGGCGGCCGGCTGCACGACGACGCGGCCCTGCTCCTGCTGCGCAGGCCGACCGCTCCCGGAACCCCCGTGGTCGAGTGCGGCGCCCGGTCGCGGTCATGA